A stretch of Desulfomonilia bacterium DNA encodes these proteins:
- a CDS encoding ferritin family protein, with protein MKLYFNADEVFEMAEDIERQGAAFYSKAAGLFSDSDIKNMLEGLSKMEVAHEKKFKKMRSEILSDAFKGYDPDEMATAYIHAFTEGKVFAKGSDMCDALSAKSTLSEILRMAIEAEKNSILFYTGIRKALPEAKSKNAIEDIIDEEMKHIVMLSDKLKSIA; from the coding sequence ATGAAACTTTACTTTAACGCGGATGAAGTTTTCGAAATGGCTGAAGACATCGAAAGGCAGGGTGCGGCATTTTACTCAAAGGCAGCAGGTCTTTTCTCAGATTCGGATATAAAGAATATGCTTGAAGGCCTTTCCAAAATGGAAGTCGCTCATGAAAAGAAATTCAAGAAAATGCGCTCTGAGATACTGAGTGATGCATTCAAAGGCTATGACCCTGATGAGATGGCCACAGCATACATCCATGCCTTTACCGAAGGAAAGGTCTTTGCAAAAGGTTCGGATATGTGTGACGCATTGAGTGCAAAGTCAACTCTTTCCGAAATACTCAGGATGGCGATCGAGGCGGAGAAAAACTCAATTCTTTTTTACACTGGCATAAGAAAGGCTCTACCGGAAGCAAAATCAAAGAATGCAATAGAAGACATTATAGATGAAGAAATGAAACACATAGTCATGTTGAGCGACAAGCT
- a CDS encoding ferritin, translating into MISEKMQAAINSQINAELYSAYLYISMSAQFQAMNLKGFANWMRVQALEEFTHADKFYNFLIDRGGRVELKAISGPPVKWASALAIFQDTYKHEQKVTGLINKLVDLAIREKDHATNTFLQWFVNEQVEEEANADGIAQELRLIGDNGHGILMLDRELAQRVFVPPVQGQNTQA; encoded by the coding sequence ATGATAAGTGAAAAGATGCAGGCTGCAATAAACTCTCAAATTAATGCCGAGTTGTACTCGGCATATCTTTACATTTCGATGAGCGCCCAGTTCCAGGCTATGAATTTAAAAGGCTTTGCCAACTGGATGAGAGTTCAGGCGCTGGAAGAGTTCACACATGCCGACAAATTCTACAATTTCCTTATCGACAGAGGAGGCAGGGTTGAACTCAAGGCTATTTCCGGTCCGCCTGTAAAGTGGGCATCGGCTCTTGCGATCTTTCAGGATACTTACAAACATGAACAGAAAGTGACAGGACTTATCAATAAACTGGTTGATCTTGCGATCAGGGAGAAAGACCATGCGACAAATACTTTCCTGCAATGGTTCGTCAACGAGCAGGTTGAGGAAGAGGCAAATGCAGACGGAATAGCACAGGAACTCCGCCTGATAGGCGATAATGGACACGGTATTCTTATGCTTGACCGCGAGCTTGCCCAAAGGGTATTTGTACCGCCTGTACAAGGGCAAAACACACAGGCTTAG
- a CDS encoding desulfoferrodoxin: MAKRLEIYKCELCGNIVEVLHEGKGELVCCHQSMKLITENTVDAAKEKHVPVIEVLEHGIKVKVGSVAHPMEEKHYIEWIELIADGKAYREFLKPGDAPEAVFCIDAKEITAREYCNLHGLWKA, encoded by the coding sequence ATGGCAAAAAGACTTGAGATCTACAAGTGTGAATTGTGCGGAAATATTGTTGAGGTTTTGCATGAAGGCAAAGGAGAACTCGTTTGCTGCCATCAGTCCATGAAACTCATTACTGAGAATACAGTTGATGCGGCAAAAGAAAAGCATGTACCCGTAATAGAAGTACTGGAACACGGGATCAAGGTGAAAGTAGGATCGGTTGCACATCCGATGGAAGAAAAACATTATATCGAATGGATCGAACTCATTGCAGATGGAAAAGCATACAGAGAATTCTTGAAGCCTGGAGATGCACCCGAAGCAGTATTCTGCATAGATGCAAAAGAGATTACCGCAAGGGAATACTGTAATCTTCACGGTCTCTGGAAAGCATAA
- a CDS encoding 4Fe-4S binding protein, whose translation MAAVGKIEIDRSLCKECELCMSVCPEKAIIISAEMNYKGYHPAEFKNKTCRGCGLCAIMCPEIAIEVYRER comes from the coding sequence ATGGCGGCAGTTGGAAAAATAGAAATTGACAGATCATTGTGCAAAGAATGCGAGCTATGCATGTCAGTATGCCCTGAAAAGGCCATAATCATATCAGCTGAGATGAATTACAAAGGTTATCATCCGGCTGAATTCAAGAATAAGACCTGCCGGGGATGCGGTTTATGTGCGATCATGTGCCCTGAAATAGCTATCGAGGTTTACCGTGAGCGATAA
- a CDS encoding 3-methyl-2-oxobutanoate dehydrogenase subunit VorB: MSDKVLMKGTDAIAEAAIRAGCRCYFGYPITPQNEIPEYMARRMPEVGGVFLQGESEIASINMVHGAVAAGVRTMTSSSSPGISLKQECLSFLATQELPAVIVNIMRGGPGLGNIAPNQGDYYQATRGGGHGDYRMPVIAPGSIQELYDLTMDAFDIADKFRSPVLILGDGMMGQMMEPIVIHEKPEVELPEKDYILDGARGRHGRVLKSLILNARGMEEQNWKLKRKYDLMRQELPRCEEYMTDDAKLVVVAYGTAARIAKGAVKRARAGGLQVGIFRPVTLWPFPDSALLEVAKKAKLFLVFEMSTGQMIDDVKLAVGNRIECEFYGRPGGVIPQPKEIERIIERLWLQKEL, from the coding sequence GTGAGCGATAAGGTGCTGATGAAAGGTACGGATGCGATTGCCGAAGCTGCAATAAGAGCGGGTTGCAGATGTTATTTCGGCTATCCGATTACCCCTCAGAACGAAATACCTGAATACATGGCAAGAAGAATGCCCGAGGTCGGCGGTGTTTTTCTTCAGGGTGAGAGCGAGATTGCCTCGATAAATATGGTTCATGGAGCTGTAGCTGCAGGGGTCAGGACAATGACATCTTCATCTTCTCCGGGAATAAGCCTGAAGCAGGAATGTCTGTCATTTCTTGCCACGCAGGAATTGCCGGCGGTCATTGTGAACATAATGCGGGGTGGCCCTGGCCTGGGCAACATTGCACCAAACCAGGGTGACTATTATCAGGCAACCCGCGGGGGAGGCCATGGCGACTACAGAATGCCTGTAATTGCCCCGGGCTCAATTCAGGAACTGTACGATCTTACCATGGATGCTTTTGATATTGCCGATAAATTCCGATCTCCGGTGCTGATACTTGGAGACGGGATGATGGGACAGATGATGGAGCCAATTGTCATTCATGAAAAGCCCGAAGTGGAACTTCCTGAAAAAGACTATATACTCGATGGCGCCAGAGGAAGACACGGGAGGGTGCTTAAATCGCTCATCCTTAATGCAAGAGGCATGGAAGAGCAGAATTGGAAATTGAAGCGGAAATACGACCTGATGAGGCAGGAACTTCCTCGTTGTGAAGAATACATGACAGACGATGCAAAGCTTGTAGTAGTTGCATATGGAACAGCTGCCAGGATTGCAAAGGGCGCGGTTAAAAGGGCAAGGGCAGGAGGGCTGCAGGTAGGTATTTTCAGGCCGGTGACATTATGGCCGTTTCCTGACAGCGCATTGCTTGAGGTCGCTAAAAAAGCAAAACTGTTCCTTGTATTTGAGATGAGCACCGGGCAGATGATTGATGACGTGAAACTGGCTGTCGGAAACAGGATTGAATGTGAGTTCTACGGCAGGCCGGGTGGTGTAATACCGCAACCTAAGGAGATAGAGAGAATCATCGAGAGGTTGTGGCTGCAGAAGGAGCTGTAG
- a CDS encoding thiamine pyrophosphate-dependent enzyme encodes MEKIFSRPACMKPAPFHYCPGCGHSIIHRLIGELIDEMNLRENIVCVPPCGCAVLAYDYFDIDMVEAAHGRGCAVATGLKRANPSLMVFTYQGDGDISAIGTAETLHAANRGELITSIFVNNAVYGMTGGQMAPTTILGQKTTTSPAGRSARVEGYPLKITELIAQLDGAAYVARNSLATPAKVNATKKSIKKALEIQQQGIGFSLVEILSPCPTNWKVNALEAFKYLEDVMEKEFNPGVLKDITKSRKA; translated from the coding sequence GTGGAGAAGATATTTTCAAGGCCAGCTTGCATGAAACCGGCGCCATTCCATTATTGTCCGGGGTGCGGGCATTCGATAATTCACAGACTCATTGGTGAACTGATCGACGAAATGAACTTGAGGGAGAACATCGTCTGCGTGCCGCCATGCGGATGTGCGGTTCTTGCCTATGATTATTTTGATATCGACATGGTGGAAGCTGCACATGGAAGAGGGTGTGCTGTCGCAACAGGCCTTAAAAGGGCAAATCCTTCTCTAATGGTTTTTACATATCAGGGAGACGGCGACATATCGGCAATAGGTACTGCTGAAACGCTGCATGCGGCAAACAGGGGCGAGCTTATAACAAGCATATTTGTCAACAATGCCGTTTACGGTATGACCGGAGGCCAGATGGCGCCCACGACAATACTAGGGCAGAAGACCACGACGTCTCCTGCAGGCAGAAGCGCCAGAGTTGAAGGGTATCCCTTGAAAATAACCGAACTTATAGCACAGCTTGACGGTGCCGCTTATGTGGCAAGGAATTCATTAGCCACTCCCGCGAAGGTCAATGCTACTAAAAAATCGATTAAAAAGGCTTTGGAAATCCAGCAGCAGGGTATTGGTTTTTCTCTCGTGGAAATTCTTTCACCATGCCCGACCAACTGGAAGGTTAATGCCCTTGAGGCGTTTAAGTATCTCGAAGATGTTATGGAAAAGGAATTTAATCCCGGGGTATTGAAGGATATTACTAAAAGCAGGAAGGCTTAA
- a CDS encoding 2-oxoacid:acceptor oxidoreductase family protein — MSGIGGQGILFSGICLAWAAMEEGQHVTYLPSYGAEMRGGIASCTIAISNDEEIASPVSSEPDYLVIMDNQSLFRLQNRIVPGGILFLNSNMVTDRPIRNDIEVVDVPVNDIALSSVGLRYSNMIMLGAFVGHTHIIKISSIIDNMADILGKGKARFKDKNIDAIKTGNNLFSKGN; from the coding sequence ATGAGCGGTATTGGGGGACAAGGCATATTATTCTCAGGTATCTGCCTCGCATGGGCCGCAATGGAGGAAGGGCAGCATGTTACTTATCTACCTTCTTATGGCGCGGAAATGAGGGGAGGAATAGCATCCTGTACCATAGCCATTTCCAATGATGAAGAAATAGCTTCTCCTGTTTCCTCCGAACCCGATTACCTGGTAATAATGGACAATCAATCATTATTCAGGCTTCAGAACCGGATCGTACCGGGAGGAATTCTGTTCCTTAACAGTAATATGGTTACGGACAGGCCGATCAGGAACGATATCGAGGTTGTTGATGTCCCAGTTAATGATATTGCATTGTCATCTGTCGGACTCAGATATTCAAATATGATCATGCTTGGCGCATTCGTAGGGCATACGCATATAATCAAGATATCGTCAATCATTGATAATATGGCCGATATCCTTGGAAAGGGAAAAGCGAGGTTTAAAGATAAAAATATCGATGCCATAAAGACCGGAAATAATTTATTTTCAAAGGGGAACTAA